ACTCGTCGCACCCGAAGACCGGGCCGTCCAGCGCGGCCTGCTCAAGGCTCTGGGCCGGACCGCCCCGCCACCGGATATGCCGATCGAGGGCGGATTCTTGAGGTCGTTGAAGGAGAGGGTAACggttgcgcgcgagctggaaAAAGCACTGCATAACACGAAAAAGGAGGCACACGATAAGAACTGGCTCCGTGAGGCTGCAGAGGCCATGGACGTGGACATTGATCCTTCTATGTGAGAACAAAGCAAGTGGAGAGCTAATGCCAGGCTGAGTGACCTTGAAGACGATCCTGATGCGCCTTATGCCCACCGCCCCACTGCCAAGCacgacaagctcaaggccgagctcgcgtcTCTTCTTTCTCAACCACTTGTTGCGCGTGGCGTCTCGGCGCGATACCCAACCTCTGGATCTCGGATCATCGTCGATGACGTGTTATCCGGTGATGCGCATGGCGTCATGCTCGGCGCTAGTACTGTTCCCGCGTTTGAGGTGGCGGATGCAGTTGCGTCCAAGCGCGGTGGCAAGGCGACGCGCAAGTTTGACAAGAACAAGACTGTCGATAAGGCGGCCGTGATGAGGGGACGGCaggagaggaaggatgCCAAGAAAAAGGCAAAGGGAAAGGATAAGCGGAAGcgagatgatgaggaggaggaggacgagtagCGTAGATGGGATTTGATGCATGCATATGAGAGTACGGTAGGAGGAGATGGTGTGTAGTACGACCGCTGTGAGGGGCAGATGCCGATCTGGACGGTACTAGCGGTCACGAAACCACCGTACGGGATGGCCACCATCTCACGGCGCTGTTCACCTTTCACCAGGGGGCGACGGACAAGACATCAAACTCCTCGCCCGTCACTGCCGTCATCACTGTCACCACTGTCACCCCGTTTCCCGCCGTTTGCCCCGTGACACTACCACCCCCTTCTCCCCACCATCGCTCGGCCCACCCCCAATTGACCAGCTTGCCCAACACTGCCACCATCGTCGACACCGTCTGTAGCCCAGAATGCCGGCACCGACCGGCCTCCAGGTTCCACTGACCGAAGCGCCGCCGTCATATCATCGGCCTGGGCCTGGCCACTGATCCCCACgagggaggagacggaACTCGAGGTCCTGGAGCTACAGTACTCCGACAAAACTTGCCCAGGCACCTGGATGATCGTCAATGTTTGTTTCAGTTGCCTGCTGTGATGTCGTAAAGCGGATTGCGAGAAATCAGGCGCGTCACGGTGCGGGTCACGCCCCCTGGGTAGTGAAACGCGACAACTAAGCCATGATTTTAGAACACAATACATGATGGCTTGCAGACATGTGTTTGAGCGGGTTAGGTTTGACTCTACATGTGCCTGTTCCTCGTTGGCCCCGGTTGCGTTCAGACTTTAGAATCAAGAGTCGGCCCAATCTTGGACGTTTCAGTCTCATAGTCCAATAATGTAATGAGGTTACATGCTAGTAGGCAGCTAGGCAAGCAAGCGGGCCAGGTTCCCGCCCAGTCCAGACTATGTGACCGAGGTGAATCTACAGCTGCGTGTTATGTATAGATACAGGTTTCAAAGAGGGTCGCCAAGAGACGGGAGAGATGCCTTGTCGATGCAGTAGTGGGTGACTACTGTCCGTTCTAGGGCCTGGGGCCTGGGTTGGAGTAGTTAAGGGATCACCCGACGTTACTCAATCAGACAGTGACTGGAGCGACGGTGAGCAAGGAAGAGggtctcgacctcggccatctctctctcgcaGAGGTCTTCCCACTCGGCCTGGCGCATGCTCTTTTGGGTACGCGCCTTGGCGAAGTCAACGAGCCACACCCGAGAGGATGCAGGACGGCTGTCGAGCACAAGAATGTGGTGCCATTCAACCTTGTTGTGAACAATACCGGCCTTGTGGAGTCTCTCGTACTGGCGCCGAATCTGGCCGCTGCCGTTAATTGGAACCGATCTCGTTCAACTCACTGAAGGTTCTTGCTgctgcgctcctcgtcggtggGGACCTGTCCAGCAAAGTCGAAGAGCATACACCACTGTTCGTCGTCCTTTGGCTGGACTGACCCGAAAAGACCATAGAATCGAGGAACAACCAGGCCCTCCAAAGGGCGCAGTTCGCCGCGCAGAATCTCGCCTTCCTCAGCGATGCGTCTGAGGTTGCTTGGCCTGACGCGGCCCCAGCGAATGACAACGTCAGGCTTTGAGGGGTATGCCCACGGGACACAAGCGGTCCAGACGTTCCATGTGTAGCCCTGCGCTACCAAATCCACCACTTGAAGAGTCGGAATCCACGCAAAGTCGTCACAATGCCTGTCAAGGAGTGACAGGAACAGTTCGCCGGGCTCGACAATGAAGTCGCCATAGAAGGTGGCTGGCCACAGTTCCTCGTAGGAGTGACCCTGAGGGAAGCCGAGAGAGAAAACTGCTGGGCCGAGTTGACAGACGTACGACGACGTTTGTGGGCTGTGGTTGGAGTGGCGATTGTGCTCCTTTGGGTAGCTGATGCTCCTTGACACACGGAGAGCTCACGTCAGCGCCCGTTCTCTATCCACAGCATACTCACGGTCAAAGTGATGCAGCCCGTTCAAAACGTGCTTCAAAACAGCCGATGTGGTCGGGGATCGACCAGACATGACCTTCACACCGCGCTCAGAGAGTGCAGAGACAGCGATACCCATGAGCAAGCCGAAAGGAGACTGGCACAGGTTGCTGTTGAAGGGGCTACCAGAGCCTTCAATTGAGGGAGAGAAGTTGAACACTGTGCTGGCCCCTCCAATGGTTTTCCGGACAGCCACAAACGTGTTGCAGTTGGTCATGATGCCGAAGTCCGAGTTGCTATCGTTCATATCGCTGAGAACCTGAAATCAGATGCTGGTGTCGACACTGAATCATTTCATACTCACACGAAGTGTCAGGAGGGAAGAGTCAGTTGCGAGATTCACCGGTGTGCCCCGCTCCTTGATTTTGCTGTCAGCCGTCACGACGACGTCCCCACGCCCAATGTCGAAAGAGAACACATTAATATATCCATGCCATACGGCGTCGGGGTTAGTTGCCGAAAGTACACACAAAACATCCTCCTGTTCAGCATGGTTCTTCCAGACGAGCTCCAAGCGTGATGCGTTTCCAGTGGTGGGGCTCGTGGAGTGGCAATTCTGCCAGAGTCGCCAGAAGACGTGGTTCCCTCTGGGCAGAAGCAAGCACGACATGAGCTCGTTAGCAGGCTGAAGAAGAGACTTGACGATGAAGTTGAGCGCCGCCTGTCCCTGTCGATCACGGCGGGTTCCGTGTTCCAAGGTGCTGGTTGTGCTGACCTGATGCAGGTATTGAGAGAACCGTTGAGTGTCGAAGGCGTCGAAACCTCGAGGCCCATTTCTGGGGGACGAACGAGGAGCAAGGAGTTCAGCCACGGAGGCCAGAGATTGGCTCAGAGTGTCGAGAAGCTTTGGGTCATACTTGAGGCTCCccatggcggcggtgaAAGGAGGTAGCGGGGGATCGGTCCTTTGGTTAGGAGAGTAATAGTCTGGGGAAGGTGGTAGTTTGTGATGTTCAAGAAGTTTCCGAAGCGCTACAACTGGATCCACCAGGGAGCTGGTCGAGTGGGACCTGTACAGGTCGCAGTCAGACGGGTCGTCGGTGGTAACCAACGGTTGACGGGTTTCGTGGGGTGGAAGGAGACTGCGACACCGGAAGAGCATTGTGAGATACAAGGGGGCAATGATGTGTGGAAGGGCAAGGGACCACAGAGACTCTCGGAGGTGTATCGGGAGGAAGGTATTGGTTACCGGGTAATTGACAATGAGAGAGAAGtgaaggagaagaagaacaTGGGGATGTTGAGCTTATAAGAGAATGGTttgaggggagggaaggtgatggtggtgatggtgatggtgatggtaACAGGTGGGTGCGAGTTCCGCAGCGTCGCCACCAAGCCATGGGTGACCACCTTGCTTTGGCTCGCACTGGCTCGCACTTGAGGATTAAGAATTCATTGGTACAGTATATAGTTCAATTACAAGTTCTATTGATCTATTGTGAAAAcggagggcgagaggggCAGTGCCACTAGTGCATAGCCCGGCCGTTACCAACATCCTTGGCAAGTCCCATCTTGCGGAGGTTGGTGCACGTAGCGATAACGACGACAATCCACGCAAATGCGGTGCACATTCCGAAAGCGTTCTGGAGaccggcgaggagcgagttTTTCTGCTCGGCGATGTTTGAGACCACCAGCGACGAGATACAAATGCCGAGGGCACTAGCGATCTGCGTGGCTGTCTGGAAGAgtgcgccgccgacactctgctcgtcatcctcacaCAAGTTGGACATGAGGATTGACCCAATGCCGACAGTAAGGTCCGCACCGAACGGGAGGCAGAGCATGGCAACAAATTGGCCCGACCAGTATGGGGCGTCTGCAGGAACTGCCGCGAAGATGAGGCAGGCCACGCCGGAAAGGAAACCGCCGATCATTAGGACGTATGGCGCACGCATCCTGGGAACGATGAACATGACCGCCACAGCGGCGAAGATGCCACAGATCGAGGCCGGAAGCGAGTGGATCGCGTTGCCGAGGGGCGTCATCTTCATGTACTCCTGGTAGAAAAGGGAGACGAGGTAGACCCAGCCAGCGATGGAGACGAAGGGGAAGAATGccgtgaggaggatgtAGGTCATTTTCCAACCGTCGCGAGAAAACATGGACAGCTTGGCGAcggggggaagggtggtGTTACGCTCAACGTGGCGCTCCCAGAACCCAAAGGCGGTGAAGAGGATCAcggagacgacgaggagggcgggaACGTAGGGCGTGCGCCAGCCGGCAGGAGCGACGCCACTCGCGGTAATGGAGAAAGTGAAGAGGCagagggcggcggtgaTGAGGAACCCGCCGAGCCAGTCAACCCTCTTGTCAGCTGGCGGAAGGTGGGCGGGGCGCTTAGGGTCGGCGGGGATCGCCCACGCtccgagggcgagggggaTGACACAGAGACCCGCGAGGACAAAGTACAGGTGCTGCCAGCCCTGGCGGGAGGCGCCAGAGATCGCGCCACCAACAAGCATGCCGATGCTGGCTCCAACAGggttgccgaggccgaagcAAGAGAAGGCGATTGTGCGCTCGGGCTCTTCGCGGAAGGTCACGCCGAGGATTCCGAAGCCGGCTGGGGTCGCGATGGCCAACCCCAAACCAGAGATGGCGCGCACGAGGCagatggcgacgagatTGGGCATAAAGCCCGAGATCACGCAGAAGATGAGCGTGCAAGTGAGCCcaccgaggaagaggtaCTTGCGCCCATAAATATCGGCCATACGGCCCGCGAAGAGGAGACCGCAGCCGTATGCGAGGGAGTACGCTGACGACACCCACTGTGCCTCGACCTGCCCGATTTCGAGGTCGGCAGCTAGCGAAGGGAGGGTGAGTATGACGGCGTTGCTGCTCATtgactgctgtcagtttTCTCCCAGACAACTCTGCTCACCGAGATGAGGACTGTCAGCATCATTGACGAGCCGAGCAGAATTTTGCGCATGCGCGACATGGTCTTGACCGCGGCGGTGATTgccgcgtcctcctccgcgcgcGCCTGAGCCTCCGCGTCCTCCGAGTCGGAGAACTTAGGGTCGTCTCCATGGCTTATGGTGCTGAAGTGGGACGCGCGAGAATCGCACGACTTGATCTTGGCCAGCTTGGGCTCGTCGGCATCCAACGATGGGGCGAGTGTCTTCTCCGAGTCAATGCGGGGCAAGTCTGGCTTGGCTGAGCGACGAGCGAGATCGTGCTCAACCACAGTCTCGGGGAAAGTCACGTGGGAAGTGGATGGGCGGCGATTGGATGGTCGGCGGGCACGCGCAGACCTGACGGTGGAGACGGAGCCGGTGCGCGAACGTGGTGTGTACAGCGCTACaggtgcggcggcggcttcgACAGAGACGTGGCGCGAGAGCTCGGTCATAATCTCTTCGAACTGCGATTGCTCCG
Above is a genomic segment from Cutaneotrichosporon cavernicola HIS019 DNA, chromosome: 1 containing:
- a CDS encoding uncharacterized protein (Major Facilitator Superfamily) — translated: MSSQNSPIQFEDRSATPSYKTAQSEANSRASSTSQPASSRSINVFQALALTPVQVPSAAALPPVFTHSRSTTPGVQAAPHTDLSDSSESESEEYMTMEDGSIQIRRRSSARRNSTSRRPSQRSLASPLTRFRGLSAVQPVEDEALDEEEEEKVKPSEVDRPWERETEQSQFEEIMTELSRHVSVEAAAAPVALYTPRSRTGSVSTVRSARARRPSNRRPSTSHVTFPETVVEHDLARRSAKPDLPRIDSEKTLAPSLDADEPKLAKIKSCDSRASHFSTISHGDDPKFSDSEDAEAQARAEEDAAITAAVKTMSRMRKILLGSSMMLTVLISSMSSNAVILTLPSLAADLEIGQVEAQWVSSAYSLAYGCGLLFAGRMADIYGRKYLFLGGLTCTLIFCVISGFMPNLVAICLVRAISGLGLAIATPAGFGILGVTFREEPERTIAFSCFGLGNPVGASIGMLVGGAISGASRQGWQHLYFVLAGLCVIPLALGAWAIPADPKRPAHLPPADKRVDWLGGFLITAALCLFTFSITASGVAPAGWRTPYVPALLVVSVILFTAFGFWERHVERNTTLPPVAKLSMFSRDGWKMTYILLTAFFPFVSIAGWVYLVSLFYQEYMKMTPLGNAIHSLPASICGIFAAVAVMFIVPRMRAPYVLMIGGFLSGVACLIFAAVPADAPYWSGQFVAMLCLPFGADLTVGIGSILMSNLCEDDEQSVGGALFQTATQIASALGICISSLVVSNIAEQKNSLLAGLQNAFGMCTAFAWIVVVIATCTNLRKMGLAKDVGNGRAMH